One Thermofilum sp. genomic window carries:
- a CDS encoding phosphoribosyltransferase family protein, producing the protein MALVFRNREEAGRLLGEALKREGISGSEVRVLGIPRGGVITAKAASEVVGGQLDVIVSRKLRAPFNPELGLGAVSELEAVYINWDIVRELGVGRDYLDREVEYQREVVKRYVEKFRLGSPLSLRGTTAVVVDDGIATGATVIAASIACRNAGAERVVVAAPVVSEDVAPIVSRYCDRLVYVIKPAVLYAVGMYYEDFSEVSDEEVLRLLGRSRQAG; encoded by the coding sequence GTGGCGCTCGTTTTCCGCAACAGGGAGGAGGCCGGCCGCTTGCTCGGGGAAGCCTTGAAGCGTGAAGGTATTTCTGGGAGCGAGGTCAGGGTGCTTGGTATCCCGCGCGGCGGCGTGATCACCGCTAAGGCTGCGAGCGAGGTTGTGGGCGGCCAGCTCGACGTGATCGTCTCCAGGAAGCTGAGAGCTCCTTTCAACCCAGAGCTCGGCCTGGGTGCTGTCAGCGAGCTGGAGGCTGTATACATCAACTGGGATATCGTGAGGGAGCTAGGCGTAGGCAGAGATTACCTCGATAGAGAGGTGGAGTACCAGCGCGAGGTGGTAAAGCGCTATGTGGAGAAGTTCCGGCTGGGCTCCCCCTTGAGCCTGAGAGGGACTACGGCGGTAGTCGTGGACGACGGGATAGCTACTGGTGCGACGGTGATCGCGGCTTCGATAGCTTGCCGCAACGCGGGCGCTGAGAGAGTTGTGGTTGCAGCCCCCGTAGTGTCGGAGGACGTTGCGCCGATCGTTTCCCGCTACTGTGACAGGCTTGTCTACGTCATCAAGCCGGCCGTACTCTACGCTGTCGGCATGTACTACGAGGACTTCAGCGAGGTCAGCGACGAGGAGGTGCTGCGCCTGCTCGGGAGGAGCCGGCAGGCCGGCTAG
- a CDS encoding L-threonylcarbamoyladenylate synthase codes for MRTRAMRTVVYKVDPEHPDPEVIRASAQVLRGGGLVAFPTETVYGLGALASDPRAVLRVFEVKRRPPDNPLILHICEVDQLFELANRVPEDALKLAEKFWPGPLTLVLSKSPRVIKEVTGGLEKVAVRMPAHPVALALVKEVGEPIAAPSANISGRPSPTEAQHVIEDLYGLVEVIIDAGETVHGLESTIIDMTTDPPTLLRPGALPVDAVEAALGRRVAIPGFARGLGEAEAALAPGTKYRHYAPRAPMVVVESSDYGDLSRVVAAVSELAREKMAEGLRVCILCTEETKPAYSGLQAITLCLGSRGEVFSIARRLFKVLREADATGCEFIVAEGLEERGLGLAIMNRLRKASGFRIVRI; via the coding sequence ATGAGAACTCGGGCTATGCGCACAGTCGTGTACAAGGTCGACCCCGAGCACCCTGACCCCGAGGTCATCAGGGCATCAGCGCAGGTGCTACGCGGAGGGGGACTCGTAGCCTTCCCCACCGAGACTGTGTACGGCCTAGGAGCGCTGGCCAGCGACCCGCGTGCAGTGCTGAGGGTCTTCGAAGTGAAGAGGAGGCCGCCCGACAACCCGCTGATCCTGCACATCTGCGAGGTAGACCAGCTTTTCGAGCTGGCAAACCGCGTGCCGGAGGACGCCCTCAAGCTCGCCGAAAAGTTCTGGCCGGGCCCCCTCACGCTAGTGCTCTCGAAGTCGCCGCGCGTGATCAAGGAGGTGACGGGCGGGCTGGAGAAGGTTGCCGTGCGAATGCCGGCGCACCCGGTCGCGCTCGCTCTCGTCAAGGAGGTGGGCGAGCCTATTGCTGCTCCAAGCGCGAACATCTCCGGCAGGCCCTCGCCGACGGAGGCACAGCACGTGATCGAGGATCTCTATGGGCTCGTCGAGGTCATCATCGACGCTGGCGAGACGGTGCACGGCCTCGAGTCAACGATAATCGACATGACCACGGATCCTCCAACGCTGCTGAGGCCGGGAGCCCTGCCTGTCGACGCTGTGGAGGCTGCTCTCGGCAGGAGGGTGGCTATCCCGGGCTTCGCCAGGGGGCTTGGGGAGGCAGAGGCCGCGCTGGCGCCGGGCACGAAGTACCGGCACTACGCTCCTCGGGCGCCGATGGTAGTAGTTGAGAGCAGTGACTACGGAGACCTTTCGAGAGTCGTGGCCGCGGTATCCGAGCTAGCTCGAGAGAAGATGGCTGAGGGGTTGCGCGTCTGCATTCTCTGCACTGAGGAGACAAAGCCAGCTTACTCCGGGCTGCAGGCCATAACGCTGTGCCTAGGGTCTAGAGGGGAAGTGTTCTCCATAGCCCGCAGGCTCTTCAAAGTTCTCAGAGAAGCGGACGCGACGGGCTGCGAGTTCATAGTAGCGGAAGGGTTGGAGGAGCGGGGGCTCGGGCTAGCGATCATGAACAGGCTTCGCAAAGCTTCCGGATTTAGGATCGTGAGGATCTAG
- a CDS encoding dolichol kinase, giving the protein MITTSELLWTGALFVWVMFVVLVVSKAVYNFFEKKHGHKVAIYYARKAIHILAAGVVTLLIALLPIFSTPVLPFIMGLVLALLTYLPHRTGKLMYWFQDPENIYEVDFCIMWSIFIALGWFAGVQFGYNSPFLFSVPALLFMAVGDGVTGIVRNALFKRRVKHWSGNVAMFIVCTAIALALGFGLPGVLAALAASLVERVEYLGGIRLDDNITVPIVSFGALYLLHLL; this is encoded by the coding sequence ATGATAACCACTAGTGAGCTGCTCTGGACGGGAGCGCTGTTCGTCTGGGTGATGTTCGTAGTCCTAGTAGTATCCAAAGCGGTGTACAACTTCTTCGAGAAGAAGCACGGCCACAAAGTCGCGATCTACTACGCCCGGAAGGCTATCCACATCCTGGCTGCCGGAGTCGTCACACTGCTTATCGCGCTCCTACCCATATTCTCCACGCCGGTGCTGCCATTCATCATGGGGCTAGTTCTTGCCCTGCTGACGTACCTACCGCACCGCACAGGTAAGCTCATGTACTGGTTCCAGGATCCCGAGAACATCTACGAAGTCGACTTCTGCATCATGTGGTCTATTTTCATCGCGCTAGGCTGGTTCGCGGGTGTGCAGTTCGGGTACAACAGCCCCTTCTTGTTCAGCGTGCCAGCGCTGCTCTTCATGGCCGTCGGCGACGGGGTCACGGGCATCGTTAGGAACGCGCTCTTCAAGAGAAGGGTAAAGCACTGGAGCGGTAACGTAGCCATGTTCATAGTTTGCACCGCCATAGCCCTGGCCCTCGGCTTCGGGCTCCCCGGAGTCCTCGCCGCGCTGGCGGCGAGCCTCGTTGAGCGTGTCGAGTACTTGGGCGGAATCAGGCTAGACGACAACATTACGGTGCCGATCGTCTCCTTCGGAGCACTCTACCTGCTCCACCTCCTCTGA
- a CDS encoding AbrB/MazE/SpoVT family DNA-binding domain-containing protein: METIRVDSRGRIVLPRSVRTALGVKPGDVVVIHLEGDRAVLRKACDPEEVLEKLLGDLTFSRELRRAAERMALEVVESEPRGDRVPTRAQPPG; the protein is encoded by the coding sequence GTGGAGACGATCAGGGTGGATAGTAGGGGTAGGATCGTGCTGCCCCGGAGCGTGAGGACTGCCCTCGGAGTAAAGCCGGGAGATGTAGTGGTGATCCATTTGGAGGGCGATCGTGCTGTCCTAAGGAAGGCATGCGACCCGGAGGAGGTGCTTGAGAAGCTCTTGGGGGACTTGACCTTCAGTAGGGAGCTCCGCAGGGCGGCTGAGAGGATGGCTCTAGAGGTGGTCGAGAGTGAGCCTCGTGGAGACAGGGTTCCTACTCGCGCTCAACCCCCGGGATAG
- a CDS encoding PIN domain-containing protein: MSLVETGFLLALNPRDRNHDWALNLLREARSGRLKLYLSPAAPIELSLILKSRGLAEKEAALVLEAMSLAVSRYTKPVYPPPTLEVASLAASLRERHPELTFFDSLHAAVAISNKLEYRDLDETVRRVVEKES; the protein is encoded by the coding sequence GTGAGCCTCGTGGAGACAGGGTTCCTACTCGCGCTCAACCCCCGGGATAGGAACCACGATTGGGCGCTCAATCTGCTGAGGGAGGCGAGGAGCGGGAGGTTGAAGCTGTACTTGTCGCCCGCCGCCCCCATCGAGCTCTCGCTCATCCTAAAGTCGAGGGGCCTAGCTGAGAAAGAGGCCGCGCTGGTTCTGGAGGCTATGAGCTTGGCCGTCAGTAGGTACACGAAACCCGTCTACCCGCCTCCCACCCTCGAGGTAGCGTCTCTCGCGGCAAGCCTCAGGGAGCGGCACCCCGAGCTGACGTTCTTCGACTCGTTGCATGCCGCTGTTGCTATCTCCAACAAGCTCGAGTATCGCGACCTGGACGAGACGGTTCGGAGAGTCGTCGAGAAGGAATCCTGA
- a CDS encoding DUF86 domain-containing protein, whose amino-acid sequence MSAGPTRFSRTYVLMNAVLHMLQTAAQAILDMGYRLLSLLGEKPPSSYSEAAGMLEGCGALSREEAALLRKIAGFRNVVVHGYLGINKELVHSILSKGKYRDMLTLASKLLQTAAQISVDP is encoded by the coding sequence CTGAGCGCGGGGCCGACGAGATTCTCGAGGACTTACGTTTTAATGAACGCCGTGCTCCACATGCTGCAGACGGCTGCTCAAGCGATACTGGACATGGGTTACCGGCTTCTCTCCCTCCTCGGCGAGAAACCGCCCTCTAGCTACTCCGAGGCCGCCGGTATGCTCGAAGGATGTGGGGCGCTCTCGAGGGAGGAAGCCGCATTGCTTCGCAAGATCGCCGGCTTCCGCAACGTTGTAGTCCACGGCTACTTAGGCATAAACAAGGAGCTTGTCCACTCGATCCTAAGCAAAGGGAAGTACAGGGACATGCTGACCCTAGCCTCGAAGCTGCTGCAAACAGCAGCCCAGATCTCAGTCGACCCGTGA
- a CDS encoding nucleotidyltransferase domain-containing protein — protein MRLDLNAVVARLSEVLAGYRDLVLYAVIFGSLARGTPRVDSDIDVGLRPKPRQAGKLFEVLPELAVEVADCLGLPIDRVDLALLDVEKCENLSFLYEALAHGFLVWGDAEAYAEDLARIASLYTDHLVQLRKLDYLRKYAEAYTRCTGSGWDCRALRPGEEERRVVG, from the coding sequence ATGCGCTTAGACCTAAACGCGGTGGTAGCGCGCCTATCTGAGGTGTTGGCTGGCTACAGAGATCTGGTGCTCTACGCCGTGATCTTCGGCTCATTGGCTCGAGGTACCCCTCGAGTTGACAGCGACATCGATGTAGGCTTAAGGCCGAAGCCCCGTCAAGCTGGCAAGCTCTTCGAAGTCCTGCCCGAGCTCGCAGTTGAAGTAGCCGATTGCCTCGGACTCCCCATCGACCGCGTGGACCTCGCGCTGCTAGACGTGGAGAAGTGCGAGAACCTTTCCTTCCTCTACGAGGCGTTAGCGCACGGCTTTCTCGTCTGGGGTGACGCTGAGGCCTATGCCGAGGATTTAGCGCGTATCGCCTCCCTCTACACCGACCACCTGGTGCAGCTGCGCAAACTCGATTACTTAAGGAAGTACGCGGAAGCCTACACCAGGTGCACTGGAAGTGGGTGGGATTGCCGAGCTCTCCGACCTGGTGAAGAGGAACGTCGAGTGGTTGGATAA
- a CDS encoding Gfo/Idh/MocA family oxidoreductase: MHTIDKRFPELVIIYGRHKNRVREAARNYGFKRYTTDWRAAARDPEVEIVDNSLPNNMHLKPTLEALEAGKHVLCEKPLARNTEEARVLRDAARGAKVKTMVAFNYRFVPAVQLARQLVKSGVLDRIYHFRTRYLQDWLANPSAPLTWRLRAEEAGSGPLGDLGSHIIDLARFLFGEITAVTGVVRTFIEERPLAEDPSKKGRVTVEFENGAIGTLEASRFTTGRKNYNNFEINGDHGSIESTWSA, from the coding sequence ATGCACACCATAGATAAGCGCTTCCCTGAGCTGGTCATCATTTATGGCAGGCACAAGAACAGGGTTAGGGAGGCCGCGAGGAACTACGGCTTTAAGAGGTACACGACCGATTGGCGCGCCGCCGCTAGAGACCCGGAGGTGGAGATCGTCGACAACTCGCTCCCCAACAACATGCACCTCAAGCCGACACTGGAGGCGTTGGAGGCTGGGAAGCACGTGCTCTGCGAGAAACCTCTCGCGAGGAATACGGAAGAAGCCCGCGTGCTCCGCGATGCGGCGAGAGGGGCGAAGGTGAAGACAATGGTAGCCTTCAACTACCGCTTCGTTCCGGCCGTCCAGCTAGCAAGGCAGCTGGTCAAGTCGGGGGTTCTGGATAGGATCTACCACTTCAGGACCAGGTACCTGCAGGATTGGCTCGCCAACCCCAGTGCCCCGCTCACATGGAGGCTTAGGGCTGAGGAGGCGGGCAGCGGGCCCCTAGGCGACTTGGGGAGCCACATCATCGACCTAGCCCGTTTCCTATTCGGTGAGATCACCGCTGTGACGGGTGTTGTGAGGACGTTCATTGAGGAGCGCCCGTTGGCCGAGGACCCGTCGAAGAAGGGAAGAGTGACCGTCGAGTTCGAGAACGGGGCGATCGGCACGCTCGAGGCCTCCAGGTTCACCACCGGTAGGAAGAACTACAACAACTTCGAGATCAATGGCGACCACGGATCCATCGAGTCAACCTGGAGCGCTTAA
- a CDS encoding PIN domain-containing protein has protein sequence MNTSVIVAFIDEKDANYGKAVEMLNQLEGYWKVISELVLVELASAFSRAGFSEPMELTFYSVRRCGARLASIDFSRVIRTALLYSRELMMRKLDLLHVAFCCIIGATVFATLDRELARRKNAIANLLGIEVLHSLSG, from the coding sequence ATTAATACGAGCGTGATCGTAGCCTTCATCGACGAGAAGGATGCCAACTACGGGAAGGCCGTCGAGATGCTCAATCAGCTGGAGGGCTACTGGAAGGTCATCAGCGAGCTGGTTCTCGTTGAGCTGGCCTCCGCCTTCTCACGGGCGGGTTTCAGCGAACCAATGGAGCTCACGTTCTACTCCGTAAGGAGATGCGGAGCTCGGCTTGCCTCGATTGACTTCAGCAGAGTGATTCGCACGGCGCTCTTGTACTCCAGAGAACTCATGATGAGAAAGCTGGATCTGCTCCACGTGGCGTTTTGCTGTATAATTGGTGCAACTGTGTTCGCAACACTCGACCGTGAACTCGCGCGCAGGAAGAACGCTATAGCAAACCTCCTGGGAATCGAGGTTCTCCACTCGCTCTCTGGATAG
- a CDS encoding ABC transporter ATP-binding protein, producing the protein MEKLLEISGLKTYFFTDRGVVKAVDGAHLDLSKGEVVGVAGESGCGKSTLGHSIIRLVPPPGRIVGGKILYRGLDLLSLSEEEFRKIRWREISMIFQAAMNVLNPVYTVGEQIAEVYTVHNGLSKKEALEKARELLSLVGVDPRRVNSYPHELSGGMKQRVVIAMALALSPSVVVADEPTTALDVIVQAQIINLLKRLRSKLGLSMIFISHDLSLIAEIADRVAVMYAGQIVELGSSSMLYREPRHPYTRGLLESIPRLRGDLRKLTWIEGAPPDLVNPPEGCRFAPRCGYRMSICSREEPPLASIAPGYYVKCWLYA; encoded by the coding sequence ATGGAGAAGCTGCTGGAGATTAGCGGTTTGAAGACCTACTTTTTCACAGACCGTGGTGTCGTGAAGGCGGTTGACGGCGCCCACCTTGACCTTTCGAAAGGTGAGGTTGTAGGAGTGGCGGGCGAAAGTGGGTGCGGAAAGAGCACGCTGGGGCACTCGATCATCAGGCTTGTCCCTCCCCCCGGCAGGATCGTCGGAGGGAAGATCCTGTACAGAGGTTTGGATCTGCTCAGCCTGAGCGAGGAGGAGTTCAGGAAAATCAGGTGGAGGGAGATCTCGATGATCTTTCAGGCCGCGATGAACGTTTTAAACCCAGTCTACACCGTAGGCGAGCAGATCGCTGAGGTCTACACGGTTCACAACGGCTTGAGCAAGAAGGAGGCTCTGGAGAAGGCTCGGGAGCTGCTCTCGCTTGTGGGCGTGGATCCCCGGCGCGTGAACAGCTACCCGCACGAGCTGAGCGGGGGTATGAAGCAGAGAGTCGTCATAGCGATGGCGCTCGCTCTAAGCCCGTCAGTGGTCGTTGCCGATGAGCCGACGACGGCGCTCGATGTCATCGTCCAAGCCCAGATCATCAACCTCTTAAAGAGGTTAAGGAGCAAGCTGGGGCTATCGATGATCTTCATCTCCCACGACTTGAGCCTAATTGCGGAAATCGCCGATAGGGTGGCCGTCATGTACGCCGGGCAGATCGTGGAGCTCGGCTCAAGCAGCATGCTCTACCGTGAGCCCAGGCACCCCTACACGAGGGGGCTCTTGGAGAGCATCCCGAGGCTTAGAGGGGATTTGAGGAAGTTGACGTGGATTGAGGGGGCTCCACCTGACCTCGTGAACCCGCCCGAGGGGTGCAGGTTCGCTCCAAGGTGCGGCTATAGGATGAGCATCTGCAGCAGGGAGGAGCCGCCGCTGGCGAGCATCGCGCCAGGCTACTACGTTAAGTGCTGGCTGTACGCGTAG
- a CDS encoding ABC transporter ATP-binding protein, producing the protein MTKGNDLVYAPEISERVKLMVKDLRVYFPLRRKLLDVLRGVPRPFIRAVDGLSFEVFEGEVFSLVGESGCGKTTTGRTVLRLIKPYSGSILYKPGAAVNHNRLRPETEYGHIDLAKYDEKELKPLRRDLQICWQDPFSSINPRKTIFKILEEPLLIHRIGSTRGERYEIIAKALEMVKLVPPEEYMRAYPHMLSGGQRQRVVIARALILNPSFLVADEPVSMLDASVRAEILYLMLELKEKYNLTYLFITHDLAVARYISSRIGVMYLGKMVEMGNAQKVLSDPLHPYTQALIEAIPEPEPERQLTVRELPIKGEVPSAVTLPKGCRFHPRCVVCESNPALAEKCKTQEPPLIKAEGDRYVACWLAARE; encoded by the coding sequence GTGACGAAGGGCAATGACCTGGTCTACGCGCCTGAGATCAGCGAGAGAGTCAAGCTGATGGTAAAAGACCTCAGAGTTTACTTCCCCCTTAGGAGGAAGCTTCTCGACGTGCTCCGGGGAGTCCCTCGACCCTTTATTCGAGCCGTGGACGGTCTGTCGTTCGAAGTATTCGAGGGAGAAGTCTTCTCGCTCGTCGGTGAGAGCGGCTGCGGCAAAACTACGACGGGTAGGACTGTGCTAAGGTTAATCAAGCCGTACTCGGGCTCTATCCTCTACAAGCCGGGGGCTGCCGTGAACCACAACAGGTTGCGCCCCGAAACCGAGTACGGGCACATCGACTTGGCCAAGTACGACGAGAAGGAGTTGAAACCGCTCAGGAGGGATCTGCAGATCTGCTGGCAAGACCCCTTCAGCAGCATCAACCCGCGCAAGACCATCTTCAAGATCCTCGAGGAACCTCTCCTGATCCACAGGATCGGCTCTACCCGGGGCGAAAGGTACGAAATCATCGCGAAGGCGCTGGAGATGGTCAAGCTGGTCCCCCCGGAGGAGTACATGCGTGCCTATCCCCACATGCTCTCCGGCGGGCAGAGGCAACGCGTGGTTATAGCGAGAGCCCTCATCCTCAACCCATCCTTCCTAGTAGCCGATGAACCCGTCTCCATGCTCGACGCTTCCGTCCGTGCGGAGATCCTCTACCTGATGCTGGAGCTGAAGGAGAAGTACAACCTCACCTACCTGTTCATCACGCACGATTTAGCTGTGGCCCGCTACATCTCGAGCAGAATAGGAGTCATGTACCTAGGCAAGATGGTCGAGATGGGTAACGCGCAGAAAGTGCTGAGCGACCCTCTCCACCCCTACACGCAGGCGCTCATCGAAGCGATCCCGGAGCCGGAGCCCGAGAGGCAGCTCACCGTGAGAGAACTTCCCATTAAGGGCGAAGTCCCGAGCGCTGTAACTCTGCCGAAGGGGTGCAGGTTCCACCCGAGGTGCGTGGTTTGCGAAAGCAACCCAGCTCTAGCTGAGAAATGCAAAACTCAGGAACCACCTCTAATCAAAGCTGAAGGAGACCGATACGTTGCTTGCTGGCTAGCAGCCCGCGAGTAG
- a CDS encoding ABC transporter substrate-binding protein — protein sequence MPGARKPLLIGVIAAVVVVALAAAVLFFFQQPQQPAPIPGPSEETAAPVRPQEIPVRPQEIEVLRISQRADLSTIDVQVATDSPTLNVFGHVYETLFKLRFTPDGTPVFEPHLVESYNFVNETAIKFKLRSGIRFHDGKPLTAEDVVATFRRGPVVGSIPRTLLGPVKSVEAIDDLTFVIVLKYPFAPIIAHLAHPSTAIIPAWVAELFPDKPINSTAYIIGTGPFRFVEFRKLERTVLERFEDYWGPQPTVKRLEWVPVEDDDTRAAKLEAGDVNIITHVPPHLARLLRDRGFKVVQMPSTRIIYIGISVDRITDPRVRQALNLAVDKNAIVSRILEGAGTVATAPIPPAVFGYSPQTPYGYDPDRARKLLEEAGWAGRELIMIAPSGRYLKDREIAEAIQMYLQAIGLNVRLTTMEWAAYIAKVMGEVRDFDLFLLGWSTATLDADYGLYSLFHSKAPFNRMRYSNLKVDELLEAARAEADVEKRKQLYRQAQELIWQDAPWIFLHVEDLIVVMDPNLENVEVQPIERWILTYATRR from the coding sequence ATGCCCGGTGCACGTAAGCCGCTCCTGATAGGAGTGATCGCGGCCGTAGTCGTCGTGGCGCTAGCTGCTGCAGTCCTCTTCTTCTTCCAGCAACCTCAGCAGCCAGCTCCAATCCCCGGCCCATCTGAGGAGACCGCTGCTCCCGTTAGACCACAGGAGATACCCGTTAGACCACAGGAGATAGAGGTTCTAAGGATCTCCCAGAGAGCCGATCTTTCAACGATTGATGTTCAAGTGGCTACAGATTCCCCCACACTGAACGTTTTCGGGCACGTGTACGAGACGCTGTTCAAACTGCGTTTCACCCCGGATGGAACACCCGTTTTCGAGCCCCACCTAGTAGAGAGCTACAACTTCGTGAACGAAACAGCCATTAAATTTAAGTTGAGAAGCGGTATTCGGTTCCACGACGGTAAGCCTTTAACGGCGGAGGATGTTGTAGCCACTTTCAGGAGAGGCCCGGTTGTCGGCTCGATACCGAGGACGCTTTTGGGACCGGTTAAGAGCGTGGAAGCGATCGATGACCTGACGTTCGTAATAGTTTTAAAGTACCCATTCGCCCCGATCATCGCCCACCTTGCGCACCCATCCACAGCGATCATCCCTGCTTGGGTTGCTGAGCTGTTTCCCGATAAACCGATAAACAGCACCGCGTACATCATCGGTACGGGCCCCTTCAGGTTCGTTGAGTTCAGAAAACTAGAAAGAACGGTCTTAGAGAGGTTTGAGGACTACTGGGGTCCCCAACCCACCGTTAAGAGGTTGGAGTGGGTCCCCGTTGAGGACGATGATACGAGAGCCGCAAAGCTGGAAGCTGGAGACGTTAACATAATCACGCACGTTCCCCCACACCTTGCCCGCCTGCTACGCGACAGGGGCTTCAAGGTTGTCCAGATGCCGAGCACGAGGATAATATATATCGGCATAAGCGTTGACAGAATCACCGATCCTCGCGTCAGGCAGGCGTTGAACTTAGCCGTGGACAAAAACGCGATCGTCAGCAGGATCCTCGAGGGTGCGGGAACCGTTGCCACCGCTCCCATTCCTCCAGCAGTATTCGGCTACTCGCCGCAGACACCTTACGGCTACGACCCCGATAGGGCGAGGAAGCTCCTCGAGGAGGCTGGCTGGGCCGGGCGCGAGCTTATAATGATCGCTCCCTCAGGCAGGTACTTGAAGGATAGGGAGATCGCTGAAGCCATTCAGATGTACCTGCAGGCTATCGGTCTAAACGTGAGGCTGACGACGATGGAGTGGGCCGCCTACATAGCGAAGGTGATGGGTGAGGTGAGGGACTTCGACCTCTTCCTTCTCGGCTGGTCAACCGCTACCCTGGATGCAGACTACGGGCTCTACTCGCTCTTCCACAGCAAGGCCCCGTTCAACCGGATGCGTTATTCGAACCTAAAGGTCGACGAGTTGCTGGAAGCGGCTAGAGCTGAAGCAGACGTTGAGAAGCGTAAGCAGCTGTACAGGCAGGCTCAGGAGCTGATATGGCAAGACGCGCCCTGGATCTTCCTGCACGTTGAGGACCTTATAGTGGTCATGGACCCCAACCTCGAGAACGTCGAAGTGCAACCGATTGAGCGTTGGATTCTCACGTACGCTACAAGGCGTTAA
- a CDS encoding ABC transporter permease, giving the protein MLRYIIKRFFTSLLTFFAILLFTFILARLLPGDPITVMYGEMQPTPEVRAALERELGLDKPIVVQFFIYASRMLRGDWGLSVHTRVPVAALAGDAFLSTLVLTAFSITLAAALGLLLSYLSVVRYNTLVDKVIRGVSVGTFSLPVFWWGYILILVFAVQLRWLPAGGKGGIEHLILPSLTLAMVNLGMITRVSRAAMIEVLMQDHVVLAKAKGLSNGDVMVRHVIRNALVAIVTVIGLRFGVLLGGAVITETVFAYPGMGKMIVDAILTRDYPVLIGGMFIASLAVMIVNLAVDMAYALLDPRVRVGG; this is encoded by the coding sequence ATGCTAAGGTATATAATCAAAAGGTTTTTTACCAGTCTACTTACCTTCTTCGCGATCCTGCTGTTCACGTTCATCCTCGCACGCTTACTTCCAGGCGACCCGATAACCGTCATGTACGGTGAAATGCAGCCAACACCCGAGGTTCGGGCTGCGCTCGAGAGGGAGCTCGGCTTGGACAAGCCGATAGTAGTGCAGTTCTTCATCTACGCGTCAAGAATGCTGAGGGGGGATTGGGGCCTTTCGGTCCACACGCGTGTACCGGTCGCCGCTCTGGCGGGAGACGCCTTCCTCTCCACGCTGGTTTTAACAGCGTTCAGCATCACGCTGGCAGCTGCCCTCGGTTTGCTGCTAAGCTACCTAAGCGTCGTGCGCTACAATACCCTCGTGGACAAGGTTATCCGGGGTGTCTCGGTGGGAACTTTCTCGCTCCCGGTTTTCTGGTGGGGTTACATCCTGATCCTCGTTTTCGCCGTGCAGCTCAGGTGGCTTCCCGCAGGTGGTAAGGGCGGGATCGAGCACTTGATACTCCCCTCGTTAACACTAGCTATGGTCAACCTAGGGATGATCACCAGGGTTTCAAGGGCAGCCATGATTGAGGTGTTAATGCAGGATCACGTGGTACTGGCCAAGGCGAAGGGGCTCAGCAACGGCGATGTCATGGTTAGGCACGTGATCCGGAATGCGTTGGTCGCCATAGTCACCGTAATAGGGTTGAGGTTCGGCGTCCTGCTCGGCGGCGCGGTGATCACTGAAACTGTTTTCGCCTACCCGGGAATGGGCAAGATGATCGTCGATGCTATCCTCACAAGGGACTATCCTGTCCTCATCGGCGGGATGTTCATCGCATCGCTAGCTGTGATGATCGTGAACCTGGCCGTCGATATGGCTTACGCCCTTCTTGACCCTAGGGTCAGAGTGGGTGGTTAG